A single Brassica rapa cultivar Chiifu-401-42 chromosome A04, CAAS_Brap_v3.01, whole genome shotgun sequence DNA region contains:
- the LOC103864254 gene encoding transcription factor RF2a, whose translation MGGGGGGTDTSTMQRATYSSSSIPKQPLPITPNHHLNPPLLRSPQPFSADGAGNRVGAPPPIPSYSQIPATLQLKHSRSTSQPSSFFSFDSLPPLNPSPVSVDERNAAGFSPSLPPSPFTMCHSSSRILGGGGDGENLPPRKSHRRSNSDVTFGFSSVMSPPLIPSRSLERSVSGGEVASDWSNLVKEEPGEGGGRKKSESEAMDDVFRAYMNLDNIDVLNSFGGNETVDSSGTRKSSSDSEGESSAKVSSGVKRRAGGDIAPTGRHCRSVSMDSGFMGKLDFGGDEKLPVKASPTNSGEGNSSVEFGNSEFTAAEMKKISADEKLAEIVMADPKRVKRILANRVSAARSKERKTQYMAELEHKVQTLQSEATTLSAQLTHLQRDSMGLTNQNNELKFRLQAMEQQAQLRDALSEKLTEEVQRLKMVIGETSSRSTSSRRESNISKTTLSPEMFQQLSISQQQMQHSKAQIK comes from the exons ATGGGTGGTGGCGGTGGCGGCACAGATACAAGTACGATGCAGAGAGCTACCTATTCATCTTCCTCCATCCCTAAACAGCCACTCCCGATAACCCCTAACCACCACTTGAATCCACCTCTTCTCCGCTCCCCACAGCCTTTCAGCGCCGACGGCGCCGGAAATAGAGTCGGAGCTCCGCCTCCGATCCCTTCCTATTCTCAGATCCCGGCGACCTTACAACTCAAACACTCCCGGTCTACGTCTCAACCGTCGTCCTTCTTCTCCTTCGATTCCCTACCGCCGTTAAACCCTTCTCCGGTCTCGGTGGATGAGAGAAACGCCGCCGGGTTCAGCCCTTCTCTCCCTCCGTCGCCGTTCACGATGTGTCATTCCAGTTCTAGGATTCTCGGCGGCGGCGGAGATGGAGAGAATCTACCGCCGAGGAAGTCTCATAGGCGCTCCAACAGCGATGTTACATTCGGGTTTAGTTCGGTAATGTCACCTCCTTTGATCCCATCGAGGTCTCTGGAGAGATCCGTCTCTGGAGGAGAGGTGGCTTCAGACTGGTCTAACTTGGTCAAGGAAGAGCCTggagaaggaggaggaagaaaaaaatcagagagTGAAGCTATGGATGATGTCTTCAGGGCTTATATGAATCTTGATAACATTGATGTCTTGAATTCATTTGGAGGTAATGAGACGGTGGACAGCAGCGGGACTAGGAAGAGCAGCAGTGACTCCGAAGGAGAGAGCAGTGCGAAGGTTTCTTCAGGGGTGAAGAGGAGAGCCGGCGGAGACATTGCTCCGACGGGTAGACACTGTAGGAGTGTTTCCATGGATAGTGGTTTCATGGGAAAATTGGACTTCGGTGGTGATGAGAAGCTTCCGGTAAAAGCTTCCCCGACCAATTCTGGTGAAGGGAACTCGAGTGTGGAATTTGGAAACAGTGAGTTCACTGCAGCTGAGATGAAGAAGATCTCGGCTGATGAGAAACTCGCTGAGATTGTTATGGCTGACCCTAAGCGTGTTAAGAG GATATTGGCGAACCGTGTGTCTGCTGCACGTTCAAAGGAGCGGAAGACGCAATACATGGCGGAGTTAGAACACAAGGTGCAGACACTTCAGAGTGAGGCCACTACATTATCAGCTCAGCTCACGCATTTGCAG AGAGATTCAATGGGGCTGACGAACCAGAACAATGAGCTCAAGTTCCGTCTTCAAGCTATGGAGCAGCAGGCACAACTCCGCGATG CTCTGTCTGAGAAACTGACTGAAGAAGTCCAGCGATTGAAGATGGTGATAGGTGAGACAAGCAGCCGCAGCACCAGCAGCAGGAGGGAATCTAACATATCAAAGACGACACTAAGCCCGGAGATGTTTCAGC
- the LOC117125674 gene encoding uncharacterized protein At4g04775-like — protein MEEVFDTQSLSTWHLRQTTTLYNLVFFCGQKIISVKEKQKLNGDSDPRRRSGLVIMGQDYSYTQPSSSDELDLTYLLESEAQIYKDEAESSLYIAESFQYTPSPEADDGIPTTCYCGSEPEIATSHTHKDPGRRYYTCPNVDDGECHIWKWWDVAVTEEMTEVKRQMRLLKDQAFQCDQNVVKLQKTVCELQKTVCEQKKSVWEVKKPYMRIMVSVLTVLLGFAVMYMSGISSKT, from the exons atggaagaggtttTCGATACCCAATCCTTATCGACGTGGCATTTGAGACAAACCACAACGCTGTATAATCTCGTGTTTTTTTGTGGTCAAAAAATCATCTCGGTGAAGGAAAAACAAAAGCTCAACGGCGATTCCGATCCTCGGCGAAGATCTG gTTTAGTCATCATGGGACAAGATTATTCATACACGCAGCCTTCTTCATCAGACGAGCTTGACTTGACGTATCTTCTTGAATCAGAAGCTCAAATTTACAAGGATGAAGCTGAGAGTAGTTTGTACATTGCAGAGTCGTTTCAGTACACACCTTCACCCGAGGCTGACGATGGAATACCGACGACTTGCTACTGTGGTTCTGAGCCGGAAATTGCCACATCTCACACGCATAAAGATCCAGGGAGAAGGTACTACACCTGCCCCAATGTGGATGATGGGGAATGCCACATTTGGAAATGGTGGGACGTAGCTGTTACGGAGGAGATGACTGAGGTTAAGAGACAAATGAGGCTGCTTAAGGATCAAGCTTTTCAGTGTGATCAGAATGTGGTTAAGCTACAGAAGACAGTTTGTGAGCTACAGAAGACCGTCTGCGAGCAAAAGAAGAGCGTATGGGAGGTCAAGAAGCCCTATATGAGGATAATGGTCTCAGTCCTGACCGTTCTTTTAGGTTTCGCGGTCATGTATATGTCTG GAATAAGTTCGAAGACGTAA
- the LOC103864418 gene encoding glutathione S-transferase T3-like codes for MAANNTSYVNLLFSQSQSPVDLDSPEPFWFGTQGPDASPTVESAVDSPVRKERRPWSTKEDKILIGAWLNTSKDAVVSNEQKAARFWSRIVDYYNKSPQLVGTVPRELGQCKQRWARINEQVCKFVGCYDTALREQSSGQNDDDVMIAALDNFSNQYSVKFSMEHAWRELRHDQKWSSTYLAKGSGKEKRKGVEVVREEEVVRPVGVKAAKAATKKKKKSVAEESLSQIQVIMEMKDKLSKQKLLDLRL; via the coding sequence ATGGCTGCGAACAATACAAGTTATGTTAACCTCCTGTTTAGTCAATCTCAGTCCCCAGTGGACCTTGATTCACCCGAACCTTTTTGGTTCGGGACCCAAGGTCCTGATGCGTCTCCTACTGTCGAATCTGCTGTGGACTCTCCTGTTAGGAAGGAGAGGAGGCCTTGGTCTACTAAGGAGGACAAAATCCTAATCGGAGCTTGGCTTAACACGAGTAAGGATGCGGTGGTGAGCAATGAGCAGAAAGCTGCTAGGTTCTGGAGCCGCATTGTTGACTACTACAACAAAAGCCCTCAACTGGTGGGAACAGTGCCTAGAGAGCTTGGTCAGTGCAAGCAGAGGTGGGCTCGGATTAACGAGCAAGTGTGCAAGTTCGTAGGCTGCTATGACACAGCACTGAGGGAGCAGAGTAGTGGGCAAAACGATGATGATGTCATGATAGCTGCTTTGGATAACTTCTCCAATCAGTACTCGGTCAAGTTTAGCATGGAACATGCCTGGAGAGAGTTGAGGCATGACCAGAAATGGTCCTCTACCTATTTGGCGAAGGGGAGTGGGAAGGAAAAGCGCAAAGGGGTGGAGGTTgttagagaagaagaagtggTTAGACCCGTGGGGGTCAAGGCAGCTAAAGCTgctacgaagaagaagaagaagagtgttgCAGAAGAGTCCTTGTCACAAATACAAGTCATAATGGAAATGAAAGATAAACTCTCTAAGCAGAAGTTGCTCGATTTACGATTGTGA
- the LOC103864255 gene encoding transcription factor RF2a-like: protein MKQKSIVENHLRCNLPSLAQVTRDSTPFFVSVSMDGHADIPPSYSGLSQYPRANPFGDESSNRATMPPPSGSSLPPFPCPQIPPTGQPSQYGSTPSWSTLPQPSSSLLSFPPLSPSSFLDFPSATVANKEMAYPPVPYTGGSGSSLPSSVFSVQPPYRGFPSATVANNDMALPPIAYMMPNSSSAEGKAYKRASSDSIRLNSLMASNRTYPNPIDMPVGVRTQNESVGDKSSSHNEDVNVNVDVPNGNKRRAANEIAPPRRIWRSVSAGSSLNEAPSLPQGVSVDVGNDTAFGGMFTPEQLRKIASSDELKEMAASDPKRLKRRLSNRESAARSKEKKALQKFELEVKVERLETQIDTLTAVLKLEKRERMAERMAADHECARLRTSLDGADEQARVHHDLIEQLNGEVRRLTEEASRLREEVNEYRRRESERMNANMLEQLNINQFEETDYNFE, encoded by the exons ATGAAACAAAAAAGCATTGTCGAAAACCATTTGAGGTGTAATCTCCCCTCCCTAGCTCAGGTAACAAG AGACTCGACGCCGTTCTTCGTCTCCGTATCGATGGATGGTCACGCCGATATTCCTCCTTCATACTCCGGTCTCAGCCAATACCCGAGGGCTAACCCTTTTGGTGACGAGAGTTCCAATAGAGCAACCATGCCGCCGCCTAGCGGAAGCTCACTCCCACCCTTTCCGTGTCCTCAGATCCCACCGACCGGTCAGCCATCCCAGTACGGATCAACCCCCTCGTGGTCGACGTTACCTCAGCCGTCGTCGTCTCTCCTCTCATTCCCGCCGTTGAGCCCGTCGTCCTTCCTAGATTTTCCTTCAGCAACGGTGGCCAACAAAGAAATGGCATACCCTCCGGTTCCATACACGGGAGGCTCAGGGAGTAGTCTGCCGTCGTCTGTCTTCTCAGTGCAGCCGCCGTACCGAGGTTTTCCGTCAGCAACGGTGGCCAACAATGACATGGCATTACCTCCGATTGCGTACATGATGCCTAACTCCTCCTCCGCAGAGGGTAAGGCCTATAAACGGGCCAGCAGTGATAGTATCAGGTTAAATTCACTGATGGCTAGCAATCGAACCTACCCGAATCCAATAGATATGCCCGTTGGCGTGAGGACCCAAAATGAAAGCGTTGGAGACAAGTCGTCGTCTCACAATGAGGATGTGAATGTGAATGTTGATGTTCCGAATGGGAACAAGAGAAGAGCTGCCAACGAAATTGCTCCTCCAAGAAGAATTTGGAGGAGTGTTTCAGCCGGTAGTAGTCTCAACGAGGCTCCTTCTCTTCCTCAGGGTGTTTCGGTTGATGTGGGGAACGATACTGCTTTCGGAGGCATGTTTACTCCAGAACAACTGCGTAAGATTGCCTCCTCTGACGAACTCAAAGAGATGGCAGCATCTGATCCTAAGCGTCTCAAAAG aCGCTTGTCAAACCGGGAATCAGCTGCACGTTCAAAGGAGAAGAAGGCGCTGCAAAAGTTCGAGTTGGAAGTCAAAGTCGAGAGACTTGAGACTCAGATTGATACATTGACTGCCGTGCTCAAGCTTGAGAAG AGAGAAAGAATGGCAGAAAGGATGGCGGCGGATCACGAGTGCGCGCGACTGAGGACTAGTCTTGATGGAGCGGATGAGCAGGCACGAGTTCATCATG ACTTGATCGAACAATTGAATGGAGAAGTTCGTCGGCTAACAGAAGAGGCAAGTAGGCTAAGAGAAGAGGTGAACGAATACCGGAGGAGGGAAAGTGAGAGAATGAACGCAAACATGTTGGAGCAACTCAACATCAACCAGTTTGAAGAGACAGATTATAATTTCGAATGA
- the LOC117133532 gene encoding transcription factor VIP1-like, giving the protein MDGHADIPPSHSGLSQYPRANPFGDESSNRATMPPPSGSSLPPFPPTGQPFQFGSQNFIPAGSSPSQWMLSQVPHTMLESSSVGSGSSQPASVFSGLFNADQLSKIAASDELKEMAESDPKHLKITLSNRESAARSKAKKALHESELEDKVETLETQIDILTAELKLEKRGRMTADDECVQFRIRLHAGEAHARLREDLIQQLNGEVRRLIEEASVQREEMSRLREEVSEYRRRESERMNANMLDQLNINQQFQEKPQQTNYNFE; this is encoded by the exons ATGGATGGTCACGCCGATATTCCTCCTTCACACTCCGGTCTCAGCCAATACCCGAGGGCTAACCCTTTTGGTGACGAGAGTTCCAATAGAGCAACCATGCCGCCGCCTAGCGGAAGCTCACTCCCACCCTTTCCACCGACAGGTCAGCCATTCCAGTTCGGGTCGCAGAATTTCATCCCCGCGGGATCAAGCCCCTCGCAGTGGATGTTATCTCAGGTTCCACACACGATGCTCGAGTCCTCCTCAGTAGGCTCAGGGAGTAGTCAGCCGGCGTCTGTCTTCTCAGGCCTGTTTAATGCAGATCAACTGAGTAAGATTGCTGCCTCTGACGAACTGAAAGAGATGGCAGAATCTGATCCTAAGCATCTCAAAAT AACCTTGTCGAACCGGGAATCAGCTGCACGTTCAAAGGCGAAGAAGGCGCTGCACGAGTCCGAGTTGGAAGACAAAGTCGAGACACTTGAGACTCAGATTGATATATTGACTGCCGAGCTCAAGCTTGAGAAG AGAGGAAGAATGACGGCGGATGACGAGTGCGTGCAATTTAGGATTCGTCTTCATGCAGGGGAGGCGCATGCACGACTTCGTGAAG ACTTGATCCAACAATTGAATGGAGAAGTTCGTCGGCTAATAGAAGAGGCGAGTGTGCAGAGAGAAGAGATGAGTAGGCTAAGAGAAGAGGTGAGCGAATACCGGAGGAGGGAAAGTGAGAGAATGAACGCAAAcatgttggatcaactcaacaTCAACCAGCAGTTTCAAGAGAAGCCGCAGCAGACAAATTATAATTTCGAATGA